In Runella sp. SP2, the genomic window GTGGTTCATGCTCAGAATTCCCGAACGGTAGGCATCCTGCAAGTACTGTTCGACTTGAGGGTAAATTTTGGAGGGACCAGGATAAAAGGTTATCATATAAAGTACCGAATCGCTAATTCGTATCCTTTGAGTCCTAATCCTACAATGACACCTTTTACGCGGCTGCTGAGGTAGCTGTGGTGACGGAAAGCTTCGCGAGCGTGAACGTTGGAAATATGGACTTCAACCGCAGGTGTTGTGACGGCCGAAAGGGCATCGGCAATGGCAACCGACGTGTGCGTATAGGCACCAGCGTTAAGAACGATTCCGTCGAACGCAAAACCAATTTCGTGGATTTTATCGATGAGGGCGCCTTCGTGGTTTGATTGAAAGTAATGCAACTCTACTTCAGGAAAAAGTTGCTGAAGGGTTTGGAAGTAATCTTCAAAGGTTTGGCTTCCGTAAATGGTGGGTTCGCGCTTGCCCAATAGGTTCAAATTGGGGCCATTGATGATAAGTATTTTTTTCACTGGATGGTCGTTTTGATTTAACTGCAATATTACGACCTTCCAGTGTTACATTCAAAACTTGTTTTGGTCTCTCAAATTTTTCGCCGCCTCGCTACGGCCACGCCAAAACCATCCATCATTTCGAGCCAATCTTTAGCTAAAAATTTAATGTACAAACGATTCACCAAAACGCTCTTATTGGCTCGAAAAAACACATTGGACAATTCCTTTTCGAAAGAACCAAGCGTGCGTGCCATCAACAACGTTCGACCGTCGGTCAGCACAAAACGGGTATAGTTTCGGTCAGCTTCGAGTCGAACGATGTCGGCTATACGCAATCGTAAACGCCCACGTAGAAGTACCAAATAATTTCCTGAGTTTGGTAAATGAGATAAAGCGTTCATGATTGGGAAGGGGTTAAAATCTAGGTTTACTTCTCTTTATTCCAAAAATACAAAGCTCCAACGGCCATAATAGCCCAAATACCCATGTCCATCACAAGCGTTTTATGAGGCGTCATGTGTCTCACGTTCAGGTTGTAGAAATAAACTACTTCCGCAAAAACAGTCAGAAAAACGATGGCCAACAACCAACCTCTACGGGTTGCTTTTTCGGTTGAGCGATACGCTACGTAGCCTAAATAGCCCATGGCTAGTTGATAGCCTCCTAAAAAATTGAACAAAGAAAGCTCGTTGACATTAGGTGAAACTTTGCCAAAGTATTCGGAAGCCATTATTGGAGCAATAATCGCAGGCAAGCCCAATAAAAGGCTATAAACCGCTACAATCAGGATAAAGGTGTTCGTTTTCATAAAATAAAGGTCTGAAAGGTTTAAACAATAGGGTTTTACTTCGGCACAAACTTCCCTTTATTTTACCACACTCTTTCTCATGGTTTCCCATGATATTGACTCATGGGAAACCATGATTTTGGGGGTAAATTCCGCTCAAAATGGTAATTTCTTCTAATATACAAACGGCAAAAACCGCTTAGAAACTTTCTGATAATCAGCATACTCATCCCCAAACTCACGCACTAAGGCGGTTTCTTCCACGGTAATGCGGTAATAGTAGGCAACACCCAGCAAAAAGGCGGTTGTAACTGCTGAGAAATAAGCATGTACCAACAAGGTGCTTCCAACAATCGCCAAATAAGCCCCCAAATAGCTTGGATGACGAACGTGTTTGTAGGGTCCTTCGGTGATGATTCGCTGACCTTGCTGCACTTGTACCTCCGTTGTGAAAAAACGCCCAAGGGTTTTAATACACCAAACACGAAACACCAAGCCACCAGCCATCAGTACAACTCCAACCCAAAAAAAGACGTCAAACACCACATGTCCTCCCCGAAAAAACACCCACTCCAGCATTGCGGCTATCTGTCCCCCAATATATACAACCACTATTCCCAAAGTAGAAAAACGATCATGGTCAGCTTGCGCATTAGCCCCTTCAATGGTAATAGGTGGCTGTGTAGTGACAAGGGTAATTGTTTTTAAAATCATAAAAACAATTGGGAGTGTTTTTAATAATTCCCACCGCCCCCAAAGTGGTAG contains:
- the aroQ gene encoding type II 3-dehydroquinate dehydratase, with amino-acid sequence MKKILIINGPNLNLLGKREPTIYGSQTFEDYFQTLQQLFPEVELHYFQSNHEGALIDKIHEIGFAFDGIVLNAGAYTHTSVAIADALSAVTTPAVEVHISNVHAREAFRHHSYLSSRVKGVIVGLGLKGYELAIRYFI
- a CDS encoding LytTR family DNA-binding domain-containing protein; its protein translation is MNALSHLPNSGNYLVLLRGRLRLRIADIVRLEADRNYTRFVLTDGRTLLMARTLGSFEKELSNVFFRANKSVLVNRLYIKFLAKDWLEMMDGFGVAVARRRKI
- a CDS encoding isoprenylcysteine carboxylmethyltransferase family protein; protein product: MKSKIGNILLFVLISYFLPLWGRWELLKTLPIVFMILKTITLVTTQPPITIEGANAQADHDRFSTLGIVVVYIGGQIAAMLEWVFFRGGHVVFDVFFWVGVVLMAGGLVFRVWCIKTLGRFFTTEVQVQQGQRIITEGPYKHVRHPSYLGAYLAIVGSTLLVHAYFSAVTTAFLLGVAYYYRITVEETALVREFGDEYADYQKVSKRFLPFVY